TTGGTGTGTCTTTTTTTTCTTTCATGCAACAAAGCCTCGAGAAAGTATCAGCGTGGGGGTAAGCCACACCAGGAACTTCTGGATCTATATCGACATGGACAAAGCCTTTTTTCGGAACCATTGTGGGACTCCAGAAAGAAGTCGGTTCACCTAAACGGGTTCCCAGTACGAGGGTACGTGCAGGCGGATATTTTTCCATATAGGTAATGACGGAAGCATCACCACCCAAACCTGTAACACCAACAAACTGCGGATGATCTTCGGGGAAAATGCCTTTACCACGGGGGGAACACATCACCGCAGCCCCCGTTCTTTCCGCTAAGGCGTAGATTTCATCAGCAGCATCCCGCGCTCCAAACCCAACCCAAATAGCAAAGGGTTCAGAGAATAATAATTCCGCTGATTTAGCGACTTTTTCTGTTTGAGCAGTGATGCGGTAAGCATCAACATCTAGGTGTGGCCAGGAAATGCTTTCAACTAGACTGGTTTGCACCGCTGTCGGGATACTGATGTGGGCGACAAATCCCCCTGGTTGAGCTAAACCCAGTGCCAGTTTACGAAAAATTTGTGGCAGTTGGGCAGCAGACTCAACGGTAATCGCATAGTTGAACAATGCACCTGATGTGAAAATTCCGCCACTAGGCAAGGTGTAGCTACTGGTTTCTTGAATTGCCCAGCGTCCACGTTGGGGTGCGGAGGTGCAAGCCGATAACAGAATCACCTTTGCACCTTCACCACGGGCAGCAAATAACCCAGTGAGAGCGTTGGTAATTCCCGGCCCAGCGGTGGTAAAGACTACCGTGGGGCGATCGCTGGCAAAATAAGCTTCCACCGCAGCAAACGCCGCCCCTGCTTCATGGCGAAAGTTCAGCACTTGCATTTGGCTGTTTGATAAAGCATTCCACAAACTGGCCATTGCACCGCCAGCAATGCCGAAAGCACTACATATACCCATGTTTACTAGCATTTGAGCGATCGCTTCCGCGACTGTCAGATGAGGGTGGCGATCGTTGGCTAACAAAGTTGGAATTACTTTTTGAGGCTCTAAATGCTCAAGCTTGTGGGCATCTTGAGGCAGAGATTCTGCATAATGTGTACCGTTTGTAGGCAGTTCTTGGTACAAATCCGTAGTAACTAGTTGAGAATTAGAATCAGTATAATTTTGGCTCATTGCTTTCACTTAATTCCCGATACTTGCACAAGCTCTTGAGTATACACTTGACAAATTGGTGATATATAATACTCAAAAATTTGTTGCTTATTTTACAGATATGACCGGGCTGGTTTGACAGTAGATGTTTGTGCGGCTTTTCAGCCCATTAAAAAACTCTTGAAAAAGTGAAGAAAATTAAAGCAGTACTTATGAAAACCAGAGTAAGGGAAATTAATACCTGTTTACAATGAACAATTTTTTGATGCCGTTACCAATTTTTTCGCAATCGTGATATTGGCTACATTAATTGTTTCGCTATTTACTTCAGTATATTGCCTTAAATCTTGTGTTAATCAGCAATTTGTATCAAATTAACTTTAAATAACTTAATATTAGGTTCTAAAGTACAGGCAGTTAAACGCTCAAATTCTTGAGTCAGATTCAAGTGTTTATGCAAAACTATTTGCATTATCTACAACTAAGTAACTTTACTCGACTTATCAATTAAAGTTACCCCTTATGGAAGATGACGCATGAACACTTACTCTAAGCCCAAAAAACAATGTATTCCTTTTGACGGATGATAAACTAGATTTTTCTATATTAGATTCCTGAAGGAATGAGTTAAGAAAAATTAAGAGGATTCATTAATGAGTAAAAATTAGCCTGTGGAAGCTCAACCGCCTTCCAGGCTGCATCAGCAATTTTTGACTAAGCCAAAGCTACTGAGAGTTTTTGATACCAATAAAACCAAGTCGCACAAACTCAAGGGTGACAAAGTTAACAGCATCAAACATCTAGAAATCTCCATGACCGCAACATTAACCTAGAACAGAAACACCTGGTTGCTAAAACTCGCAGTCAGGTCTTGGTTATTCAAATCAAAAGTAAAGCATTATAGTTTGTGCTTCTCTTTAAAAAACATAAGGAACCTTCATAAATGCACAACATTAATATTATTAGGAGTAATAAATTACAATGGCGCTACAGTCAGAATTAGAGTTTAAGCTTGCTCACTTTCTTATTAATAATTCTGTAGATGCGGCATTCTGTTTAGGGTCAAACTGGCAATTTATTTATGTCAATGATGCAACTTGTAAAATGACTGAATATTCCCGTCAAGAGTTGCTATCAATGACTTTGCAGGATATAGATTTAGATTTTTCTCTACATAATTGGTCAGAAAAAAAGCTCCAGAATACTGTTACCTTAAAAACTCGTTACCGAGCTAAGGGAGGGCGGATATTTTTAGTAGAAATATCGATCAGTTTTTTAGAAGAACAAGGCAGAAAATTTAGTTGTGCTTTTGTACGAGATAAAAGTCATGAAGTAATAGAATTAAGTGTGCAAAAATGGATTAATGAATTAAGAGATGCTAACGAAAACTTACAACAAAAAATTTTTGAACTCAAGCAAAGAGAGAGGAAATTAGAAACATCTCTCTCTTTACTGAATTCCACACTCGAAGCTACTGCGATCGGCATTGTGACAATTAACTTTGAAGGAGATATCATCAGCGTTAATCAAAAGTTTTTGGATATGTGGCAAATTCCAAAATCTTTATTTCGCTCTAAGCGATGTCCTCAATGCAAAGCTTTTTTTGAAAATAAAATTAAACATCCAGAAACTTTTAATCGACTGATTTGGGAAATTTCTAGCCAATCAGATATTGAAAGCTACGATGTTATTGAATTAAAGGATGGCAAAATATTTGCTAACTATTCTCAACCTCATTGGTTAGAAGGAAAAATTACTGGTAGAGTGTGGAGTGTTTGGGATATTACTGAATCGAAACAAGCTGAAGCAGCATTACGGATAAACGAAGCTAGATTTCGGACTTTAGCAGAAATAACAGATGCAAGTACTTTTTTGATTCAAGGTACACGAATTTGTTATGTTAATCCAGCAGTAGAAATATTAACAGGCTACACCAAATCAGAGCTATTAAATGGTTTTGATATTCGCCAAATAATCAAAAGTAAAAAACACAGACAGTTAGTTAAATCAAGAGAGGTGAATAACTTTGAATACCAAGAGATAAGTATCCTCACCAAAAACGGTACAGAACGCTGGCTGGCTTGTGCAATAGCCAGACTTGATGGAAAACTTGATTTTCAAGGTCAAGAAGTTGAAATGATTGCTGGGATTGATATTACTGATTATAAAAATGCAGAATCGGAACTTAATAAGGCTTTAGAACAAGCAAAACAACTGAGTGATTTGAGAGCGCGTTTTCTGTCTATGGTTTGCCACCAACTCCGCAATCCATTGAATGTTGTTTCATTTTCTAATAACTTGCTCAAGCGATATGTTGATCAACAAACAGCACAAACAATTCAACCTCTACTCGAACAAATTCAACTTTCTATCGAGCAACTGAGCCAGATGTTAGATGAGATTTTGTTCTATGCTAAAGCAGAAGCAACAAAACTAAAATTTGAACCAGAATCACTAGAATTAGTTAAATTATGCAATAATTTAGTAGCACAAATGCAGATGAGTAATCTGTCGAATACAATAAATTTCACCTGTCAAAATAGACATCTGCAAGTTTATATGGATAAAAAAATATTAGAGGCAATTCTCAAGAATTTGCTAGATAATGCCATTAAATATTCTCCAATTGGGAGTATAATTAATTTGACACTTTCTCGTAATAGAGAAAAAATAATATTCCAAGTAATAGATCAAGGGATAGGTATCCCATTGGTAGAGCAAGAACGGGTACTAGAACCGTTTTACCGTGGTAGCAATATTGATAGTATTCCTGGTACTGGATTAGGGTTAGCAATTGTTAAAAGTTTAGTAGATTTACATGGTGGTGAAATCACTGTAGAAAGTGAAGTTGGCTTAGGTACTACCTTTAAAGTCATGCTGCCATTTAAGAGACAAAATTATCATAGTTCAGAGTTATGAGTGTTGATTCTTGCAACTCAAAATTCATAACTTGGAACTACAAAAGAACTTAGGAGTAATTAATTGTGTCCCTGTTAGAGACTCAGCAAAGAAGTGACGAAATACTTACTGTCAACAATTTTACTAACAGAACAATGATGGCAAAATCATCAAAAACAATTCTCGTTATTGAAGATGATAGTGTAACCCGCACTCTTTATTTAAAGGGTCTGAAGCTAGAAGGTTTTGATGCGATAGGTGCTGAAAATGGGATGGTGGGTATTCAAAAAGCGCAAGAAAATCTACCTGATTTGGTAGTTTGCGATATTATGATGCCCTATATGGATGGTTACAGCGTTATCAGTGCGCTTAACCAAAATCCTTCAACAGCAATGATTCCTTTCATTTTTCTGTCTGGTAGTGACAGTAGGTCAGATATTCGCAAAGGTATGGAATTAGGTGCAGATGATTATATTACCAAACCTTCGACACTAGATGAATTGCTGAGAGCGATCGCAATTCGTCTTCAAAAGCAAGCCTCATTGAAAAACTTATGCAAAGATATACAAGAAACAACTTCAACATCAATAGAAGAAAATTCCCCAGACTCGTATAATCCTCAGTCAATTTTTCCTTCTGTACCACAATTAAAAGAGGTTTTTGACTTTATTGAAGCTTATTTTCGCCAAGGAATTACACTGTGTGATGTGGCTGAGGCGGTTGGTTATTCACCTGCATATTTAACTAATCGAGTAGCCAAACAAACAGGCGAAACTGTCAATAACTGGATTGTGAAACGGCGGATGGTGGAAGCTCGTTCTCTACTACAAAATACTGATGAGACCGTTGAGCAAATTGCCAAACTATTAGGCTATCAACACGTTTGTCATTTCTCGCGTCAATTTCGCCAACATCATAATTTACCGCCTCATGCTTGGCGGTTATGTTCTAGAAATAAAGAAATTTGATCAAGTTTATAGCATAATTTTGATAACAACTGGAGTTTGGTTTGCTTTTGTTGATTACGATAAACTCTTGTTCTGGGACAGTCAGGAATTTTTTCCAGAATTTCATACCCAGGAATAGCAGCAAAGATAAAAGTATTCATCTTAGAAACACCACAGGAGATACATTATAAGTAGTATTCCCGTAGGTGTCAGTAATCTTAAATCCGTATTGAAATAAAGCTATGTCAAACTAACCAAATGTTGTGCTATTCCAGCCCCACATTGCACCTGTAGCATCAGCAAATTCAATATAAATTCGATTTTGTGGTATACCTAAAGCTTGATTAATCTGCCGACAAAAATCTTGACTCATTGCTTCAGTTTGGTTAGGCTTCATCATCCCAATACTTTTAATTTCGATGTAACAAACAGGGTCTGTGGTTCCTCCAAAAGTCATGGGGATATCGGCCTCAAAGGCTGTCATCACATAAGATTCGGGTTTACCTAAATGTTTGGCTAACTTTCCTGACAAACTCTTCAGCATTGTCTCAACTTCAGGTTTTGCAGGTGCAGATACAGAAGTTTGTACTTTAATTAATGGCATAGTACCGAATTAGACTGTTTGATTTTATTTACATTGTTCAGTTTATCTAACCCCAGAGGCGCAGAGAACGCAAAGATGGGGAAAGTGATAAATAATTAAGTCCGAAATAAATGATGATATTCAGGATTATATAAGTGCGATCGCCCATTTGCTGCTTTCAGTGCCGGACTAATTATATAAAGTGTGGTGCGAATAAGATTTTCTTGATGAGTGCATTCCGCCATTCGGGTGAGGGGAACAACCCTGATTTTTTCATCAGGCCAGCATAGACGAAAGCAAATCGCCACTGGGGTTTCATCTGGGTAATGTTCGAGTAATTTAGCTTGGGCGTTTTCGACATGACGCGCACTTAAATACAAGCACAAACTCGCTTGATGGGCGGCGAGGCTGGCTAATTCTTCTGTAGTTGGGACTTCGGTACGCCCGCTGATGCGAGTGAGGATGATAGTTTGAACTAAATCGGGGACTGTTAATTCTACCTTGAGTTTGGCTGCGGCTGCTTGAAAAGCGCTAATTCCTGGGACGACTTCAAAAGGAATTTCAGCCTCAGCCAGCATTTGCATTTGTTCGTGAACCGCACTGTAGAGACTGGGGTCGCCAGAGTGGAGACGAACCAGAGATTTTTGTTGCGATCGCACTCGTTCCACCATCAACGCTACAATCTCTTCTAAAGTCTTATCCGCAGTCGGAATAATTTCCGCATCCGGTCGGCACAGATTTAAGATTTGTTCAGGAACTAAAGCATCAGCAAATAAAATTACATCCGCCCTAGAGAGGAGTTTTTGCGCTTTAACAGTTAATAAATCAGGGTCTCCAGGCCCAGCACCCACAATATAAACGGTTGCTTTTACAGAATTTAGCTGAGTTTCCATACAAAAAACTTATATTATTTCTCCGTATTTACCCGTAACGAAAAAATTCTCCAAAAAATTTTTTGGCATTTTCTCAGTATCCTTCCGGATTAACCCTCTAACTATAGAAGAGTGGAATGGTAGATGCACCCTGGTTAAGCCCTAGAATCAAATCTGGGGCATTTTTTATTTTTGGTCAATCAAGAAGCCAAAAGGCAAAAAGCAAAATTCAAAATTTTTACCTTTTTACTTTTTACTTTTTACTTATTCAGTTGCAACCACATCAGGTAAAGGGCGTTTACGATAATACAACCAAGCTAAACCAGCTAAACCAGCGAGAATGCCTGTTAAACTTACGACTTGGGCTATTCTCAGCGGCCCCAGCATTAAACTATCAGTGCGTAAACCTTCAATCCAAAAGCGACCTGTGCTGTAGGCTGTTAAGTAAACCATAATTAAAGTGCCTGCTTTTAGGCGTAGCTTACCAGACACACCTCGCAAAAATAAATTTAACAGCAAGGCAAACACCATTAAGTCCCACAGTGATTCATACAAAAAGGTGGGATGGAAATATTCAAAACTTTCTAATCCAGAAGGGCGGCGTTCTGGGGGAATATATAATCTCCAAGGTAAATTAGTCGGACTACCAAAAGCTTCCGAGTTAAAGAAATTGCCCCATCGCCCGATCGCCTGTCCTAAAATCAGGGAAGGTGCAACTAAATCTGCTAATTGCCAAAAAGAAACCCGTTTGAGTTTGGCAAAAGTTAAAGCGGCTATTGTTCCACCGATAATTGCGCCATGAATAGCAATACCACCTTCCCAAATAGCGATAATTTTTTCTGGACGCTTGACGTATTCAGCCCATTCAAACAAAACATAATATAGTCGTGCTGCGGGAATTGCCCCAATTACCAGCCAAATTGACAAATCACTCAGCAACTCTGGATTAACATTACGGCGTTTTGCCAAGTACTGAGACAGGCTGACACCCACTAACACCGCCGTAGCAATCAACAAGCCATACCAGCGGATAGTTAATGGGCCAATTTTCACCAAAATCGGGCCTGGGGAAGTAAATTGAAATGCCAACGGCAAAGAAGAGATATCCAGTACCATGCAAAACTACCTAGATAACTACAGTGTTTAGCTTGAGCAACTGACAACCCTATCACTGGGAGGGTATTTTTGTCTATAAACCATTAGAGCAGGTTTTGTTTATAGAGACTCACATTCATCAAATATTCTGCTTGGTTAAATTCTGTAGGGTGTTTGACGGCTAAGTAAAGATTTGAGCCTTGAAAAAATGAGAAATTAGCCGTAATGCACCGAATTGGATGATGCGTTGGCGCAGACGCTCTACCTCCGAACACTGAGATTCGAGGAAGTGCAAGCCTTAGCTAACTCATTAATTAAGTGCAGTCAAAAACTTAGGTTTACAATATTTATACTTAACCTTATTGCTAGTCCACATATAAATAAAAATACATTTTTTCATCCTCTAAGAGTATTATTTAAACTAGAATTTCTCTAACTTTATTCCCTAAGTATTTTACCTACAGTTCAAACCTCAGAATGATAAAGGTAATATCCCCTTAGCGAGAAGTCATTTTGTTTAAATATTTTTAATCTAAAAATTAATTAAACAAAATTTATTCATTCTCTGCTTGGTAAATCTCATTAACTATTGCTCATCAAAAAAAGATACTTAACTTAAAGTTAGGTAGTAATTTTCTGTTTGTTGTTGTATTCAATTATTTGGAGGTTCGGAATGAAAAGATTAATTTTGTTGTC
This window of the Nostoc sp. HK-01 genome carries:
- a CDS encoding two-component response regulator, with the protein product MSLLETQQRSDEILTVNNFTNRTMMAKSSKTILVIEDDSVTRTLYLKGLKLEGFDAIGAENGMVGIQKAQENLPDLVVCDIMMPYMDGYSVISALNQNPSTAMIPFIFLSGSDSRSDIRKGMELGADDYITKPSTLDELLRAIAIRLQKQASLKNLCKDIQETTSTSIEENSPDSYNPQSIFPSVPQLKEVFDFIEAYFRQGITLCDVAEAVGYSPAYLTNRVAKQTGETVNNWIVKRRMVEARSLLQNTDETVEQIAKLLGYQHVCHFSRQFRQHHNLPPHAWRLCSRNKEI
- a CDS encoding prolipoprotein diacylglyceryl transferase, translated to MVLDISSLPLAFQFTSPGPILVKIGPLTIRWYGLLIATAVLVGVSLSQYLAKRRNVNPELLSDLSIWLVIGAIPAARLYYVLFEWAEYVKRPEKIIAIWEGGIAIHGAIIGGTIAALTFAKLKRVSFWQLADLVAPSLILGQAIGRWGNFFNSEAFGSPTNLPWRLYIPPERRPSGLESFEYFHPTFLYESLWDLMVFALLLNLFLRGVSGKLRLKAGTLIMVYLTAYSTGRFWIEGLRTDSLMLGPLRIAQVVSLTGILAGLAGLAWLYYRKRPLPDVVATE
- a CDS encoding two-component sensor histidine kinase; this encodes MALQSELEFKLAHFLINNSVDAAFCLGSNWQFIYVNDATCKMTEYSRQELLSMTLQDIDLDFSLHNWSEKKLQNTVTLKTRYRAKGGRIFLVEISISFLEEQGRKFSCAFVRDKSHEVIELSVQKWINELRDANENLQQKIFELKQRERKLETSLSLLNSTLEATAIGIVTINFEGDIISVNQKFLDMWQIPKSLFRSKRCPQCKAFFENKIKHPETFNRLIWEISSQSDIESYDVIELKDGKIFANYSQPHWLEGKITGRVWSVWDITESKQAEAALRINEARFRTLAEITDASTFLIQGTRICYVNPAVEILTGYTKSELLNGFDIRQIIKSKKHRQLVKSREVNNFEYQEISILTKNGTERWLACAIARLDGKLDFQGQEVEMIAGIDITDYKNAESELNKALEQAKQLSDLRARFLSMVCHQLRNPLNVVSFSNNLLKRYVDQQTAQTIQPLLEQIQLSIEQLSQMLDEILFYAKAEATKLKFEPESLELVKLCNNLVAQMQMSNLSNTINFTCQNRHLQVYMDKKILEAILKNLLDNAIKYSPIGSIINLTLSRNREKIIFQVIDQGIGIPLVEQERVLEPFYRGSNIDSIPGTGLGLAIVKSLVDLHGGEITVESEVGLGTTFKVMLPFKRQNYHSSEL
- the ilvB_2 gene encoding acetolactate synthase large subunit, producing the protein MSQNYTDSNSQLVTTDLYQELPTNGTHYAESLPQDAHKLEHLEPQKVIPTLLANDRHPHLTVAEAIAQMLVNMGICSAFGIAGGAMASLWNALSNSQMQVLNFRHEAGAAFAAVEAYFASDRPTVVFTTAGPGITNALTGLFAARGEGAKVILLSACTSAPQRGRWAIQETSSYTLPSGGIFTSGALFNYAITVESAAQLPQIFRKLALGLAQPGGFVAHISIPTAVQTSLVESISWPHLDVDAYRITAQTEKVAKSAELLFSEPFAIWVGFGARDAADEIYALAERTGAAVMCSPRGKGIFPEDHPQFVGVTGLGGDASVITYMEKYPPARTLVLGTRLGEPTSFWSPTMVPKKGFVHVDIDPEVPGVAYPHADTFSRLCCMKEKKDTPIWY
- a CDS encoding macrophage migration inhibitory factor family protein; amino-acid sequence: MPLIKVQTSVSAPAKPEVETMLKSLSGKLAKHLGKPESYVMTAFEADIPMTFGGTTDPVCYIEIKSIGMMKPNQTEAMSQDFCRQINQALGIPQNRIYIEFADATGAMWGWNSTTFG
- a CDS encoding precorrin-4 C(11)-methyltransferase; protein product: METQLNSVKATVYIVGAGPGDPDLLTVKAQKLLSRADVILFADALVPEQILNLCRPDAEIIPTADKTLEEIVALMVERVRSQQKSLVRLHSGDPSLYSAVHEQMQMLAEAEIPFEVVPGISAFQAAAAKLKVELTVPDLVQTIILTRISGRTEVPTTEELASLAAHQASLCLYLSARHVENAQAKLLEHYPDETPVAICFRLCWPDEKIRVVPLTRMAECTHQENLIRTTLYIISPALKAANGRSHLYNPEYHHLFRT